The sequence below is a genomic window from Acidobacteriota bacterium.
GGGCTGTGACCAGCCTCGCTCCTTGCGCAGCTGGAGGATCTTGGCGCCGAACGTCGACGGGGTTTCCTTCTTGCTCATCACCTAACCGTCATCAGAATCATGTATTTTCCGGTCCCATTCCGAATCTAGCTCACCAACAGATGACCGTCAACACCAAAGCGGCTTGACATGGTCGCGACAGATTGGTAATCATGGTCACCGAAAGATGACGAGCAAATTTCTCGCATTGGATGGTGGCTGATGGCACGAATCCCGACCGAGGAGCTTGAGCGGCTGAAGCGGGAGGTCTCCGTCGAGCGGCTGGTCGAGGCGCGCGGGGTCGAGCTGAAGCGTCAGGGCAAGGACTTGCGCGGGCGCTGCCCCCTGCATCCGGACGAGGACCCGAGCTTCTCCGTCGACCCCGTGAAGAACGTCTTCCACTGCTTCGGGTGCGGGGCGAAGGGCTCGGTGATCGACCTGGTGATGGCGCTCGAGGGCGTGACCTTCCGACATGCGGTCGAGATCCTGCGTGCCGACTACCCGGGGCTCGGCGAGGCGCCGGCCGACCGGCCACCGCCCAGGACGTCGACGACGCTCAAGCTGCCGCCGCTGGTGTCCGACGACGACGAGATCTCGGATGACGAGCTGCGGGGCGTGGTGGCGGGCTACTACCACGAGACCCTGAAGCAGTCGCCGGAGGCGCTGGAGTACCTCGAGTCACGGGGCCTGCGCTCCGCGGAGATGGTCGAGCGGTTTCAGCTCGGCTTCTCGAACCGTACCCTCGGCTACCGCCTCCCCCAGCGCAACCGCAAGAACGGCAGCGCGATCCGCAGCCGGCTCGCCGGGCTCGGGATCATCAAGGAGACCGGCCACGAGCTTCTCCGGGGCAGCGTCGTGGTCCCGATCCACGACGAGCACGGCCGGGTGGTGCAGATGTACGGGCGCAAGATCACGCCGCGGCTTCGCAAGGGCACCCCGCT
It includes:
- a CDS encoding CHC2 zinc finger domain-containing protein, producing the protein MARIPTEELERLKREVSVERLVEARGVELKRQGKDLRGRCPLHPDEDPSFSVDPVKNVFHCFGCGAKGSVIDLVMALEGVTFRHAVEILRADYPGLGEAPADRPPPRTSTTLKLPPLVSDDDEISDDELRGVVAGYYHETLKQSPEALEYLESRGLRSAEMVERFQLGFSNRTLGYRLPQRNRKNGSAIRSRLAGLGIIKETGHELLRGSVVVPIHDEHGRVVQMYGRKITPRLRKGTPLHLYLPGPRRGVFNLDALRASKEVILCEALIDALTLWSHGLRNVTTAYGVNGFTEEMLEAFKAYGTERVLIAYDRDERGDAAAAKLAERLMAEGLECFRVELPHGMDVNEFALKVTPPAKSLAMVIRSATWLGAGKAPSAPGSGVRVPGSEPPVISL